The window CGCCTTTATGTTTGTGCCATTAGTGAAAATGTTGGCACTATCCTTTAATGTCGGTGACGGGTTGGGATTGGGAAACTACACCAGTATCGTCATGAGTAATGACTTTAAGCAAGTCATGCTGAACAGCTTCTTTGTAGCGACGCTCAGTGCGCTCAGCGCCACACTGCTCGCATTCATTTTGGCTTATACCGTGCACTGGACTAATTTACCCAAAGGTTTTAAACAAGTTATTAAGCTGGCTTCTTTATTCCCCATGTTATTACCAACGGTGACCTACGGTTTTGCAATCATTTATACTTTTGGTAAACAAGGTTTGCTGACACAGATTCTCGGTTTTCAGCTCTTTGAAAGTATCTATGGCTTCTATGGTATGTGGCTTGGCTATACCATCTACACCTTGCCCATTGCCTTTTTATTACTCAATAACACCTTCCAGTATTTAGATAAAAAATTCGTCATTGTCTCAGAACTGATGGGCGATTCTCATCTTCGCCAATTTGATATGACAGTGATTCGTCCTTTAATTGGCACCTTTGCCGCAGCATTAATCCAATGCTTCTTTTTAGCGTTTACTGATTTTGGTATTCCAGCTTCAATAGGCGGGCAATACAAGGTAATCGCAACCGAGCTATATACCCAGATACTAGGCGCCTCCCCTTCATTTGAAAAAGGGGCAGTAATCGCTCTATTCATGCTCATTCCATCAGTATTAAGTATTTTACTATTATGGTATGTATCACGTTTTAACATCCGCTACGATTCGGTTGAAAACATTAATATACCCACCTCAAAAATAAAAGACCGCATCTTAGCTCTATTATCGAGCGTTATTTTATTCTCAATATTATTAGTATTCGCTGTCATATTTATCATCCCTTGGATTAAAGCATGGCCCTACCAGATGGAATTCAGCACTGAAACGGTGAGCAATGTATTAGAGTCTACTAATCTTATGAGAGTTTATAAAAACTCCTTAATCGTTGCGCTATTAACCGCTGTCTTCGGCACCCTAATTACCTATTTCTCTGCCCTACTATACGAGCGCTCCAGCTTATTTAAAATCGGCAAGTTCAGTATCGAAAGCTCGGCATTGGTAACTAATACTGTGCCAGGAATGGTCGTGGGTATTGCCTACCTCATGATATTTTCGGGCTCAGCAATAGCCAATACTATTTTTATTATCGTGATAAGTAACATCATTCATTATTTCTCTACCCCCTATCTCATGAGTAAAAATGCGCTGTCTAAAATGAACTTAGGCTGGGAGACCACAGCGGGTTTACTGGGCGATTCATGGTTTACAGCATTGCGCCGTATTGTGATTCCTAATTCATTTTTTACTTTAATTGAAGTCGCTTCTTTCTACTTCATTAGTGCCATGGTCACTATTAGCGCGGTCATCTTTATCTCTGGTGCGAGAACCATGGTATTAACGACCAAAATTGTCGAATTACAGCATTTTGCGCGCTTTGATGAGATTTTTATCTTATCGCTCATGATATTGGTGACCAATATTTGCGCGCTGATAGTGTTTGCCATCATTCGTCACATCCATAGCAAACGGCTCTACGGGTCCAAAAAGGCAACAAATGAGACATTTATTGCACCAACGGCCGCTTAAGAATAGCGATAGATAACAACCGATTATATAAGTAACTTTCTAATAGCCAGATTTCTAATAGCTAATTTTTCAATGATTGGCTTTCTAACAGCCAGCTTTTTAATGATTAAAACATCAACACAATAAATAGGATAAATAATGTTTTCATTCAAAACGTTAATGATTGGTCTTACCTGCGGGTTTATGTTGGCAGGGTGCAGTTCGGCTTCTTCAGACGGAAGTAATAGCAGTAATGTGGAAGAAGTCGTCATTTATAGTAATGCCGACCAAGAAGCTGTCCAAGTCATCCAGGATGTCTTAAATGAAGCAGGATATGAAGGACAGTATGTCTTTCAGTCCTTTGGAACCGGCCAGCTGGGTGGTCGTTTATTGGCCGAAAGCAATAGTATAGAAGCAGATCTGGTTACTATGAGCTCGTTTTATCTAGAAAGTGCTCAGGCCAAGCATCCGATGTTTAAAGAATTAACCTTTGAGGTAACACCACAAATAGCCGTTCCAAATTACTATGCGCCAATATTAGGTTTCACTGGGGCAATCATCTTAAATACTAAAGAGATGGCCGCCCAAAATCTACCTAAACCTACCAGTGCCAAAGATCTAGGAAACCCAGTTTATAAAAATAAAATTGCCATGGTGGATCCCAATGGCTCATCGACTGGTTGGTTGTTCATTCAGGATATCGCCGCTGAATACGGGATGGATGCTGAAGGTCAAAAAATAATGAACCGTATTCGTACCAATGCGGGGCCAAACTTAGAGTTGTCAGGGTCCGGTCCGATAAAAAAAGTCATGGCGGGTGAAGTGGCGATTGGTTTTGGCTTGCGTCATCAAGCAATAGCCAGCAAGGCCGAAGGGTTACCCATTGATTATGTCGATCCTAGTGAAGGCAACTACACGTTAACTGAGTCGATTGCGGTGATCGATAAAGGCACTAAAACCAATCCAAATGCTATGAAAATGGCTGAAATTATCGTTAAGAATGCGCGATCCAATCTGCTAAAAATATATCCAAACGTGGTCTATGATGGCGAAACCGTCTCAGCTGAGAACCAAATTACAAACAGTAAAACTTACGACGAACCGCTAACGGTTGAATTACTGGATAAGCACCGGGCGTTCTTTCATGGGCAAACGGTTCAGTAAAACCCGCTATTAGAAATTACTGTTTAAGTAAGATATTTACTCCTATTTATATATCCTTTTTAAGCACTTTATAAATAACGCTTACCCTTACAACATAACTTTCAAGAAGAATATTTGCTATGAAATTAATGACTGAACTATCGGACAAACATTATGATGTGGTCGTCGTCGGTGGCGGCATTGTCGGTCTTGCCAGTGCCTATGCGGCGGTTAAAAAAGGGCTTAG of the Psychrobacter sp. LV10R520-6 genome contains:
- a CDS encoding ABC transporter substrate-binding protein; protein product: MFSFKTLMIGLTCGFMLAGCSSASSDGSNSSNVEEVVIYSNADQEAVQVIQDVLNEAGYEGQYVFQSFGTGQLGGRLLAESNSIEADLVTMSSFYLESAQAKHPMFKELTFEVTPQIAVPNYYAPILGFTGAIILNTKEMAAQNLPKPTSAKDLGNPVYKNKIAMVDPNGSSTGWLFIQDIAAEYGMDAEGQKIMNRIRTNAGPNLELSGSGPIKKVMAGEVAIGFGLRHQAIASKAEGLPIDYVDPSEGNYTLTESIAVIDKGTKTNPNAMKMAEIIVKNARSNLLKIYPNVVYDGETVSAENQITNSKTYDEPLTVELLDKHRAFFHGQTVQ
- a CDS encoding ABC transporter permease subunit; protein product: MKLSNLSQVKAIWLFVTILFIAFMFVPLVKMLALSFNVGDGLGLGNYTSIVMSNDFKQVMLNSFFVATLSALSATLLAFILAYTVHWTNLPKGFKQVIKLASLFPMLLPTVTYGFAIIYTFGKQGLLTQILGFQLFESIYGFYGMWLGYTIYTLPIAFLLLNNTFQYLDKKFVIVSELMGDSHLRQFDMTVIRPLIGTFAAALIQCFFLAFTDFGIPASIGGQYKVIATELYTQILGASPSFEKGAVIALFMLIPSVLSILLLWYVSRFNIRYDSVENINIPTSKIKDRILALLSSVILFSILLVFAVIFIIPWIKAWPYQMEFSTETVSNVLESTNLMRVYKNSLIVALLTAVFGTLITYFSALLYERSSLFKIGKFSIESSALVTNTVPGMVVGIAYLMIFSGSAIANTIFIIVISNIIHYFSTPYLMSKNALSKMNLGWETTAGLLGDSWFTALRRIVIPNSFFTLIEVASFYFISAMVTISAVIFISGARTMVLTTKIVELQHFARFDEIFILSLMILVTNICALIVFAIIRHIHSKRLYGSKKATNETFIAPTAA